A genome region from Gardnerella vaginalis includes the following:
- a CDS encoding NUDIX hydrolase produces the protein MAEIWDAYDKEFNKLKNITLVRGEPIPDGMYHLVGEVIVKHIDGTYLIMQRDFEKKFGGMWELTAGGSALQYETPLECAVRELKEETGIEASKIMEIGRFMQDVYHSLYVEYLCVTDCKKNAIALQKGETVNYKWVDKKSLLEMSQDELVSSRAIKLIKTVDI, from the coding sequence ATGGCTGAGATTTGGGATGCGTATGATAAAGAATTTAATAAATTAAAGAATATTACATTAGTGAGAGGAGAACCAATTCCTGACGGCATGTATCATTTGGTGGGCGAAGTAATTGTTAAACATATAGATGGGACTTACCTTATTATGCAAAGAGATTTTGAAAAGAAATTCGGTGGAATGTGGGAGTTGACAGCAGGTGGTTCTGCATTGCAATATGAAACACCATTAGAATGTGCAGTAAGAGAATTAAAAGAAGAAACAGGTATTGAAGCTTCAAAAATTATGGAGATCGGAAGATTTATGCAGGATGTTTACCACTCTCTTTATGTTGAATATCTATGCGTAACCGATTGTAAGAAAAATGCAATTGCTCTTCAAAAAGGAGAAACGGTTAATTATAAGTGGGTAGATAAAAAGAGCCTTTTGGAAATGAGCCAAGACGAGTTAGTATCATCAAGGGCAATCAAACTTATTAAAACAGTAGATATATAA